The following coding sequences lie in one Peromyscus maniculatus bairdii isolate BWxNUB_F1_BW_parent chromosome 3, HU_Pman_BW_mat_3.1, whole genome shotgun sequence genomic window:
- the Wdr54 gene encoding WD repeat-containing protein 54 isoform X2, translating to MVAADSEGPEDRSVRMFRRERSIPLRDSAAALSNNLSVLQLPARDLTHFGVVHGPSAQILSAAPEGVPLAQRQLQVKVGVGVSPPLITQVHWCVLPFRVLLVLTSHRRIQMYESDGSLMVYWHALDSGDASSAQAMFARGIAACVHFICVGTWSGRVLVFDIPAKGPNIVLNEELAGHQTPITDIATERAQGQDGVADMVTADDSGVLCVWRSGTAFTLLTRIPGFGVPCPSVQLWQGVVAAGYGNGQVRLYDAITGALHVQISAHARTVCALDLAPEVGKLLSAAEDTFVHIWKLNRSPENGSIEVEHCHGECISDTQVCGARFCDPSGSSFAVTGYDLAEILRFSSV from the exons ATGGTGGCGGCGGATTCGGAGGGACCTGAGGATCGTAGCGTCAG GATGTTCCGCCGCGAGCGCTCCATCCCACTCCGCGACTCTGCCGCCGCCCTGTCCAACAACCTCAGTGTGCTGCAGCTTCCAGCCCGTGATCTCACGCATTTTGGAGTGGTTCATGGACCGAGCGCCCAGATTCTCAGCGCTGCCCCTGAGGGTGTGCCCTTGGCCCAACGCCAGCTCCAAGTCAAAGTGGGCGTTGGAGTGAGTCCCCCACTTATCACTCAG GTCCACTGGTGCGTCCTCCCCTTCAGAGTACTGCTGGTGCTCACCTCACATCGAAGGATACAG ATGTATGAGTCTGACGGCTCCCTCATGGTCTATTGGCATGCCTTGGATTCAGGAGATGCGTCTTCAG CACAGGCTATGTTTGCCCGAGGAATTGCTGCCTGTGTTCACTTCATCTGTGTGG GAACATGGTCTGGTCGGGTACTGGTGTTTGACATCCCTGCTAAGGGTCCCAACATTGTACTTAACGAGGAGCTGGCTGGGCACCAGACGCCAATCACAGACATTGCCACTGAGCGTGCCCAGGGGCAG GATGGTGTTGCTGACATGGTGACAGCCGATGACTCGGGTGTTCTGTGTGTCTGGAGGTCAGGAACTGCGTTCACGTTACTGACTCGAATACCAGGATTCGG GGTCCCTTGCCCCTCCGTGCAGCTGTGGCAGGGCGTTGTGGCAGCCGGGTATGGGAACGGGCAAGTGCGTCTGTATGACGCCATTACAGGAGCACTCCACGTCCAGATCAGCGCCCATGCCCGGACCGTCTGCGCCCTGGACCTCGCTCCAGAAGTAGGCAAG CTACTCTCTGCTGCTGAGGACACATTTGTGCACATCTGGAAGCTGAACAGGAGCCCAGAGAATGGCTCCATTGAG GTTGAACACTGCCATGGTGAATGTATTTCTGACACCCAGGTGTGTGGTGCTCGGTTCTGTGACCCATCAGGCAGCTCCTTTGCGGTGACGGGTTATGACCTTGCTGAGATCCTGAGATTCAGCAGTGTCTGA
- the Wdr54 gene encoding WD repeat-containing protein 54 isoform X1, which yields MEISLLKPSCKGVSIATSKGRTQRCSRGCSIKRMFRRERSIPLRDSAAALSNNLSVLQLPARDLTHFGVVHGPSAQILSAAPEGVPLAQRQLQVKVGVGVSPPLITQVHWCVLPFRVLLVLTSHRRIQMYESDGSLMVYWHALDSGDASSAQAMFARGIAACVHFICVGTWSGRVLVFDIPAKGPNIVLNEELAGHQTPITDIATERAQGQDGVADMVTADDSGVLCVWRSGTAFTLLTRIPGFGVPCPSVQLWQGVVAAGYGNGQVRLYDAITGALHVQISAHARTVCALDLAPEVGKLLSAAEDTFVHIWKLNRSPENGSIEVEHCHGECISDTQVCGARFCDPSGSSFAVTGYDLAEILRFSSV from the exons GATGTTCCGCCGCGAGCGCTCCATCCCACTCCGCGACTCTGCCGCCGCCCTGTCCAACAACCTCAGTGTGCTGCAGCTTCCAGCCCGTGATCTCACGCATTTTGGAGTGGTTCATGGACCGAGCGCCCAGATTCTCAGCGCTGCCCCTGAGGGTGTGCCCTTGGCCCAACGCCAGCTCCAAGTCAAAGTGGGCGTTGGAGTGAGTCCCCCACTTATCACTCAG GTCCACTGGTGCGTCCTCCCCTTCAGAGTACTGCTGGTGCTCACCTCACATCGAAGGATACAG ATGTATGAGTCTGACGGCTCCCTCATGGTCTATTGGCATGCCTTGGATTCAGGAGATGCGTCTTCAG CACAGGCTATGTTTGCCCGAGGAATTGCTGCCTGTGTTCACTTCATCTGTGTGG GAACATGGTCTGGTCGGGTACTGGTGTTTGACATCCCTGCTAAGGGTCCCAACATTGTACTTAACGAGGAGCTGGCTGGGCACCAGACGCCAATCACAGACATTGCCACTGAGCGTGCCCAGGGGCAG GATGGTGTTGCTGACATGGTGACAGCCGATGACTCGGGTGTTCTGTGTGTCTGGAGGTCAGGAACTGCGTTCACGTTACTGACTCGAATACCAGGATTCGG GGTCCCTTGCCCCTCCGTGCAGCTGTGGCAGGGCGTTGTGGCAGCCGGGTATGGGAACGGGCAAGTGCGTCTGTATGACGCCATTACAGGAGCACTCCACGTCCAGATCAGCGCCCATGCCCGGACCGTCTGCGCCCTGGACCTCGCTCCAGAAGTAGGCAAG CTACTCTCTGCTGCTGAGGACACATTTGTGCACATCTGGAAGCTGAACAGGAGCCCAGAGAATGGCTCCATTGAG GTTGAACACTGCCATGGTGAATGTATTTCTGACACCCAGGTGTGTGGTGCTCGGTTCTGTGACCCATCAGGCAGCTCCTTTGCGGTGACGGGTTATGACCTTGCTGAGATCCTGAGATTCAGCAGTGTCTGA
- the Wdr54 gene encoding WD repeat-containing protein 54 isoform X3, protein MFRRERSIPLRDSAAALSNNLSVLQLPARDLTHFGVVHGPSAQILSAAPEGVPLAQRQLQVKVGVGVSPPLITQVHWCVLPFRVLLVLTSHRRIQMYESDGSLMVYWHALDSGDASSAQAMFARGIAACVHFICVGTWSGRVLVFDIPAKGPNIVLNEELAGHQTPITDIATERAQGQDGVADMVTADDSGVLCVWRSGTAFTLLTRIPGFGVPCPSVQLWQGVVAAGYGNGQVRLYDAITGALHVQISAHARTVCALDLAPEVGKLLSAAEDTFVHIWKLNRSPENGSIEVEHCHGECISDTQVCGARFCDPSGSSFAVTGYDLAEILRFSSV, encoded by the exons ATGTTCCGCCGCGAGCGCTCCATCCCACTCCGCGACTCTGCCGCCGCCCTGTCCAACAACCTCAGTGTGCTGCAGCTTCCAGCCCGTGATCTCACGCATTTTGGAGTGGTTCATGGACCGAGCGCCCAGATTCTCAGCGCTGCCCCTGAGGGTGTGCCCTTGGCCCAACGCCAGCTCCAAGTCAAAGTGGGCGTTGGAGTGAGTCCCCCACTTATCACTCAG GTCCACTGGTGCGTCCTCCCCTTCAGAGTACTGCTGGTGCTCACCTCACATCGAAGGATACAG ATGTATGAGTCTGACGGCTCCCTCATGGTCTATTGGCATGCCTTGGATTCAGGAGATGCGTCTTCAG CACAGGCTATGTTTGCCCGAGGAATTGCTGCCTGTGTTCACTTCATCTGTGTGG GAACATGGTCTGGTCGGGTACTGGTGTTTGACATCCCTGCTAAGGGTCCCAACATTGTACTTAACGAGGAGCTGGCTGGGCACCAGACGCCAATCACAGACATTGCCACTGAGCGTGCCCAGGGGCAG GATGGTGTTGCTGACATGGTGACAGCCGATGACTCGGGTGTTCTGTGTGTCTGGAGGTCAGGAACTGCGTTCACGTTACTGACTCGAATACCAGGATTCGG GGTCCCTTGCCCCTCCGTGCAGCTGTGGCAGGGCGTTGTGGCAGCCGGGTATGGGAACGGGCAAGTGCGTCTGTATGACGCCATTACAGGAGCACTCCACGTCCAGATCAGCGCCCATGCCCGGACCGTCTGCGCCCTGGACCTCGCTCCAGAAGTAGGCAAG CTACTCTCTGCTGCTGAGGACACATTTGTGCACATCTGGAAGCTGAACAGGAGCCCAGAGAATGGCTCCATTGAG GTTGAACACTGCCATGGTGAATGTATTTCTGACACCCAGGTGTGTGGTGCTCGGTTCTGTGACCCATCAGGCAGCTCCTTTGCGGTGACGGGTTATGACCTTGCTGAGATCCTGAGATTCAGCAGTGTCTGA